The following proteins are co-located in the Pseudoalteromonas rubra genome:
- a CDS encoding N-acetylmuramoyl-L-alanine amidase encodes MRSAIIRISFTLFALSVLLLASAAQAKNKINGVRVWPSPESTRVVFDLSEKPEYSYFMLKNPLRLVIDLENTSKLKQLPALPKEHKIVHKLRYSQAKSRNSTRVVMELSRTAKPVIFALAPTGPYKDRLVVDLYGQQKSLYASKSTQSKKRELAKDRDIIIAIDAGHGGEDPGSIGPAGTYEKNVTLPIAKRLARLIDKEPGMQARLTRTGDYYIKLNTRTARARERQADFFVSIHADAFSRPEPRGASVWILSLRRANSEVGKWLEDKEKHSQLLGGAADVIKDTANEKYLAKALLDMSMDHSMKTGFKVAEEVVGELKKVTKLHKKRPQAANFGVLKSPDIPSILVETGFISNPQEEKQLKTSYHQQRLANAIFKSIKRYYQQNPPDNTLFASLKNNKPLRHKVQRGESLSVLAARYGTTVSALKKANRLTKNTLYIGQVLTIPKA; translated from the coding sequence ATGCGTAGTGCGATAATAAGAATTAGCTTTACCCTGTTTGCGCTGAGCGTGCTATTACTTGCCAGCGCTGCACAGGCAAAAAACAAAATCAACGGTGTGCGTGTCTGGCCTTCACCCGAAAGCACGCGCGTGGTGTTTGATTTGTCTGAAAAGCCTGAATACAGCTACTTTATGCTGAAAAACCCGCTGCGACTGGTGATCGATCTGGAAAATACCAGCAAGCTCAAACAGCTACCGGCCTTACCTAAAGAACACAAAATTGTACACAAGCTCCGCTACAGTCAGGCAAAGAGCCGTAACAGTACCCGGGTGGTGATGGAGTTAAGCCGCACAGCCAAACCCGTTATTTTCGCGCTGGCGCCGACTGGACCATATAAAGACCGTCTGGTGGTGGACTTGTATGGTCAGCAAAAGAGCCTCTACGCGAGTAAATCGACGCAAAGTAAGAAGCGTGAGTTGGCGAAAGACAGAGATATCATCATTGCCATTGATGCCGGACATGGTGGAGAAGACCCGGGTTCCATTGGGCCTGCTGGCACCTATGAAAAGAACGTCACATTGCCAATCGCAAAACGGCTTGCCCGCCTGATCGATAAAGAACCGGGCATGCAGGCGCGTCTGACCCGCACGGGCGATTACTACATAAAACTGAACACACGTACTGCACGGGCCAGAGAGCGCCAGGCAGACTTTTTTGTGTCTATTCACGCTGATGCGTTTTCGCGTCCGGAGCCACGCGGGGCGTCGGTATGGATCCTGTCGTTACGCCGGGCCAATTCAGAAGTGGGTAAATGGCTGGAAGACAAAGAAAAGCACTCTCAGTTGTTAGGGGGAGCTGCGGATGTGATTAAAGACACTGCCAACGAAAAGTACCTGGCGAAAGCACTGCTAGATATGTCGATGGATCATTCGATGAAAACCGGTTTTAAGGTGGCCGAGGAGGTCGTTGGTGAGCTGAAGAAGGTTACTAAGTTACATAAAAAACGCCCTCAGGCGGCAAATTTTGGGGTGCTGAAGTCACCGGATATACCCTCAATTTTGGTCGAAACCGGATTTATTTCCAACCCACAGGAAGAAAAGCAGCTCAAAACCAGCTATCACCAGCAACGTCTCGCAAACGCGATATTTAAGTCAATTAAGCGTTACTATCAGCAAAATCCGCCGGACAACACCTTGTTTGCGAGCCTGAAAAACAACAAACCGCTGCGTCATAAAGTACAGCGGGGAGAATCACTGAGTGTGCTAGCTGCGCGTTATGGCACAACGGTGTCGGCGCTTAAAAAGGCAAATCGCTTGACCAAGAACACCTTGTATATTGGTCAGGTATTGACCATTCCGAAGGCATAA
- the mutL gene encoding DNA mismatch repair endonuclease MutL, protein MSIEILPARLANQIAAGEVVERPASVVKELVENSIDAGATRIQIDIERGGHKLIRIRDNGAGIVKDELTLALSRHATSKLKTLDDLECIASLGFRGEALASISSVSRLTLSSKPAEQETAWQAFAEGRDMTVQIQPTAHPNGTTIEVKDLFFNTPARRKFLRTEKTEFSHIDELIKRIALSRFDLALTLTHNQKVIRQFRARPDPYSVERVAQVAGKIFAQQASFVESGHDGLKLYGWVLPVGSNNQTQYTYVNGRMMRDKLILHAIRQAFEETAGAVDTPGFVIYLELDPTQVDVNVHPAKHEVRFHQARLIHDFIVQAVKQVVLSDVPELPLPAAEPPLATSVMSDVQEPHSPPVSEPFSSQDARQHQAYRSPLQSDYGSVQDGARTSVSGSGSAAFAPNPGYRSGAKSSNSSGAAKSRQVNVNELYQGMATVADMPQPAPQADEQIQPQRTEVTRFLVLAEGAVLFTQEGELRLGHCRDGLIETWQAQIEQDGTLQGKALLLPVRVNLSAEEIARVMAQESWLTLLGFAIQAHERYVMIKKLPLSLYSLDVPQCLEQVLSACVMQEQTLDAWLNWLQVTTPAEYFYSQHFAAVAEKIIKNARSCAQIEAKAVTIDQSKLSSLSQQEQ, encoded by the coding sequence GTGAGCATTGAAATTTTACCAGCCAGGCTGGCCAACCAGATAGCCGCGGGGGAGGTAGTTGAGCGCCCCGCGTCAGTGGTCAAAGAGCTGGTTGAAAACAGCATTGATGCCGGTGCAACACGCATTCAGATCGACATAGAGCGTGGTGGTCATAAACTGATCCGGATCCGGGACAACGGCGCTGGGATAGTCAAAGATGAACTGACTTTGGCATTGTCCCGTCATGCAACCAGTAAGCTGAAAACCCTGGACGATCTGGAGTGTATTGCGTCACTGGGGTTTCGTGGTGAAGCACTGGCTTCAATCAGTTCGGTATCGCGGCTGACACTGAGCTCCAAACCGGCAGAGCAGGAGACGGCCTGGCAGGCATTTGCCGAGGGCCGTGACATGACGGTTCAGATCCAGCCAACAGCCCACCCCAATGGCACCACCATTGAAGTGAAGGATCTGTTCTTTAATACGCCGGCGAGACGTAAGTTTTTACGTACTGAAAAAACCGAATTCAGTCACATTGATGAGCTGATCAAGCGTATTGCATTGAGTCGCTTTGACCTGGCCCTGACGCTCACTCATAACCAGAAAGTGATCAGACAGTTTCGTGCCCGACCCGATCCATACAGCGTTGAGCGCGTTGCTCAGGTTGCTGGTAAAATCTTTGCGCAACAAGCGAGTTTTGTTGAGTCTGGCCATGATGGTTTGAAGTTGTATGGCTGGGTACTGCCAGTGGGCAGCAATAATCAGACTCAGTACACCTATGTGAACGGCCGCATGATGCGCGATAAGTTAATTTTGCATGCTATTCGACAAGCCTTTGAAGAGACTGCAGGGGCCGTTGATACGCCTGGATTTGTGATTTATCTTGAACTGGATCCCACTCAGGTGGATGTCAATGTACATCCGGCTAAGCACGAAGTGCGTTTTCATCAGGCCCGGCTTATCCATGACTTCATCGTTCAGGCTGTCAAACAGGTAGTGCTCAGCGACGTCCCGGAGTTACCTTTACCGGCGGCTGAACCTCCGCTGGCGACCAGCGTTATGAGTGATGTACAAGAACCCCATAGCCCGCCAGTATCTGAACCGTTTTCTTCACAGGATGCGCGTCAACACCAGGCATATCGTTCACCATTACAGAGTGACTATGGGTCGGTGCAAGATGGTGCTCGGACTTCCGTTTCAGGATCGGGTTCCGCTGCGTTTGCGCCCAACCCGGGTTATCGAAGTGGTGCGAAAAGCAGCAACAGTTCAGGCGCTGCTAAGTCCCGACAAGTTAATGTGAACGAGCTTTACCAGGGGATGGCCACGGTTGCTGATATGCCGCAGCCGGCACCGCAGGCAGACGAGCAGATACAGCCACAGCGCACGGAAGTAACCCGCTTTCTTGTATTAGCAGAAGGAGCGGTGTTGTTTACGCAGGAGGGGGAGCTCCGACTGGGGCACTGCCGAGATGGTCTGATTGAGACCTGGCAAGCGCAAATTGAGCAAGATGGTACCTTGCAGGGCAAAGCCTTATTGTTGCCGGTGCGCGTGAATCTCAGTGCGGAAGAAATTGCGCGCGTAATGGCGCAGGAATCCTGGCTGACATTATTGGGCTTTGCCATTCAGGCGCATGAACGCTACGTGATGATTAAAAAGCTGCCGTTGAGCTTATATAGCCTTGACGTACCGCAGTGCCTTGAGCAGGTGCTGAGTGCTTGCGTAATGCAGGAGCAAACACTGGATGCCTGGTTAAATTGGCTGCAAGTAACTACCCCGGCGGAATATTTTTATTCGCAACACTTTGCGGCCGTGGCAGAAAAAATCATAAAAAATGCCAGAAGCTGTGCTCAAATTGAGGCAAAAGCGGTTACAATAGATCAAAGCAAGTTATCAAGCTTGTCCCAACAAGAACAATGA
- the miaA gene encoding tRNA (adenosine(37)-N6)-dimethylallyltransferase MiaA codes for MGPTAAGKTALAIELCQQLNSEIISVDSALVYKGMDIGTAKPDAAEQAMAPHHLIDMLDPAESYSVADFRRDAIACIDRLHQQGKVPVLVGGTMMYFKGLIEGLSPLPEACPQVRATLEQEANVLGWPALHAQLTAIDPQAASKISENDSQRINRALEVYRLTGKTMTELQKAKQAPLPYQFHQFAIAPKDRKILHERIEKRFKIMLDQGFKNEVLALYQRDDLHPDLPSIRCVGYRQMWEHLAGECDYEEMLFKGIAATRQLAKRQLTWLRSWPDVTWLETDGQENLQRVLSSLS; via the coding sequence ATGGGGCCAACCGCCGCCGGTAAAACCGCGTTGGCCATTGAGCTCTGTCAACAATTAAACAGCGAGATTATCAGTGTGGACTCTGCACTGGTTTATAAAGGTATGGACATAGGCACTGCCAAGCCTGATGCTGCTGAGCAGGCCATGGCGCCGCATCACCTGATCGATATGCTGGATCCGGCCGAGAGTTATTCTGTGGCGGATTTTCGACGTGATGCCATCGCCTGTATCGATCGACTGCACCAGCAAGGCAAAGTGCCAGTGTTGGTTGGCGGTACTATGATGTACTTCAAAGGGTTGATAGAGGGGTTATCACCCTTGCCGGAAGCTTGTCCACAAGTGCGCGCAACACTGGAACAAGAGGCAAATGTACTGGGCTGGCCTGCTTTACATGCGCAGCTGACGGCGATCGATCCGCAAGCGGCAAGCAAAATCAGTGAAAATGATTCACAGCGGATTAATAGAGCGCTGGAAGTCTATCGCCTAACGGGCAAAACGATGACGGAATTGCAAAAAGCCAAACAAGCGCCTTTGCCATATCAGTTTCACCAGTTTGCAATTGCACCGAAGGATCGTAAGATACTGCACGAAAGGATAGAAAAAAGATTTAAAATAATGCTGGATCAGGGCTTTAAAAACGAAGTTTTGGCCTTATATCAGCGAGATGATTTGCATCCAGATTTGCCTTCCATTCGTTGTGTGGGGTATCGGCAGATGTGGGAGCATTTGGCTGGTGAGTGCGATTATGAAGAAATGCTCTTCAAAGGGATCGCAGCAACCAGGCAGTTAGCGAAGCGACAATTAACCTGGTTACGTAGTTGGCCAGATGTCACCTGGCTTGAAACCGACGGGCAAGAAAACTTGCAACGTGTATTAAGTTCGCTAAGCTAA
- the hfq gene encoding RNA chaperone Hfq, which produces MAKGQSLQDPFLNVLRRERIPVSIFLVNGIKLQGKIQSFDQFVILLENTVNQMVYKHAISTVVPARAVNFQNTQGSDSADHGEDGNF; this is translated from the coding sequence ATGGCAAAAGGCCAATCGTTACAAGACCCATTTTTGAATGTCTTACGTCGTGAGCGCATTCCCGTTTCCATCTTTTTAGTTAACGGTATCAAATTACAAGGCAAGATCCAGTCCTTTGATCAGTTCGTCATCTTGCTTGAAAACACTGTAAATCAAATGGTTTACAAACATGCCATTTCCACTGTGGTGCCTGCTCGTGCTGTAAATTTCCAGAACACTCAAGGTAGTGACAGTGCAGATCATGGCGAAGATGGTAACTTTTAA
- the hflX gene encoding ribosome rescue GTPase HflX, with translation MFDRYEAGEQAVLVHIEFPNEGDREDLRELEMLVSSAGVSCLTVVQGSRQAPHPKLFVGTGKAEEIAEIVRTHNADVIIFNHQLSPSQERNLERVCRCRVLDRTTLILDIFAQRARTHEGKLQVELAQLRHISTRLIRGWTHLERQKGGIGLRGPGETQLETDRRLLRERIKSIRKRLEKVATVREQGRRARSRNEIPTVSLVGYTNAGKSTLFNHVTHADVYAADQLFATLDPTLRKLEIADVGPVIFADTVGFIRHLPHDLVAAFKATLTETREADLQLHVVDVADQRRKENIEEVQSVLKEIEADEIPQLLVYNKIDLVDEINPKIDRDEQGAPIRVWLSAHTGEGSELLEQAISELLAKKIFAHQLIIPPAFGKLRGALFNLNAVNGESYDEAGNWLLDIRLPQADWERLKKEQGQEIEQFVVGD, from the coding sequence TTGTTTGACCGTTATGAAGCCGGCGAACAGGCAGTCTTAGTACATATAGAGTTTCCGAATGAAGGAGATCGAGAAGATCTTCGCGAGCTGGAAATGCTAGTGTCTTCTGCTGGTGTTAGTTGTTTGACGGTTGTGCAAGGCAGCCGTCAGGCGCCTCACCCGAAATTATTTGTCGGGACGGGGAAAGCAGAAGAAATCGCTGAGATTGTCAGAACTCACAATGCAGATGTCATCATCTTTAATCATCAACTCAGTCCCTCTCAAGAGCGCAACTTAGAGCGTGTCTGCCGTTGTCGTGTATTAGATAGAACGACCTTAATTTTAGATATTTTTGCTCAACGTGCACGTACCCACGAAGGTAAATTGCAGGTTGAATTGGCGCAGCTACGGCATATTTCAACTCGCCTGATCCGCGGCTGGACTCACCTTGAAAGACAAAAAGGCGGGATAGGCTTGCGTGGGCCGGGTGAAACTCAGCTGGAAACCGACCGGCGGTTACTCAGAGAGCGGATCAAAAGTATCCGTAAACGACTTGAAAAGGTAGCAACGGTGCGCGAGCAAGGGCGTCGTGCTCGTAGTCGCAATGAAATTCCGACGGTGTCGTTGGTTGGTTATACCAACGCAGGAAAGTCGACCTTATTTAACCATGTGACACACGCAGATGTGTATGCAGCTGATCAGCTTTTTGCGACCTTAGACCCGACCCTGCGCAAGCTGGAGATAGCAGATGTTGGGCCAGTTATCTTTGCTGATACGGTTGGGTTTATACGCCATTTGCCTCATGATTTGGTTGCTGCATTTAAAGCTACCCTGACAGAAACGCGAGAAGCAGATTTGCAGCTGCATGTGGTAGATGTAGCAGATCAGAGAAGAAAAGAAAACATAGAAGAGGTACAATCGGTCCTCAAAGAAATTGAGGCAGATGAAATTCCTCAACTGTTGGTTTACAACAAAATTGATCTGGTTGACGAGATCAACCCTAAAATAGACAGAGACGAGCAGGGCGCTCCGATACGCGTTTGGTTATCGGCCCATACTGGTGAAGGCAGTGAGTTGCTTGAACAAGCGATTTCTGAGTTGTTGGCGAAGAAGATTTTTGCGCACCAGCTCATTATACCGCCGGCATTCGGCAAGTTACGTGGCGCTTTGTTCAACCTCAATGCGGTCAATGGCGAATCTTATGATGAGGCCGGAAACTGGTTATTGGATATCAGACTGCCGCAGGCTGACTGGGAAAGATTAAAGAAAGAACAGGGGCAAGAAATAGAGCAATTTGTGGTTGGGGATTGA